One stretch of Rhodoferax lithotrophicus DNA includes these proteins:
- the upp gene encoding uracil phosphoribosyltransferase — protein sequence MSPFDPFVHVIDHPLVQHKLTLMRQKTASTTSFRTLLNELAMLMAYEVTRDMPTQEIQIDTPLETMTGRVIDGKKLALVSILRAGTGILDGFLSVVPGARVGHIGLYRDPTTLQAVEYYFKMPKEMEVRDVVVVDPMLATGHSAIAAITRIKATRPKSIKFVCLLTCPEGVKALREAHPDVHIFTAAIDRQLNSHGYILPGLGDAGDRIFGTQ from the coding sequence ATGAGCCCATTCGACCCATTTGTCCACGTTATTGACCACCCACTGGTGCAGCATAAGCTGACGCTGATGCGACAAAAAACTGCCAGCACCACCAGTTTTCGCACCCTGCTTAACGAATTGGCCATGCTCATGGCCTATGAAGTGACACGCGACATGCCAACGCAGGAAATTCAAATCGATACCCCGCTGGAAACCATGACCGGACGGGTCATTGACGGGAAAAAGTTGGCATTGGTGTCGATTCTGCGTGCAGGCACCGGCATTTTGGATGGTTTTTTGTCAGTGGTACCCGGTGCACGCGTAGGCCACATCGGCTTGTACCGTGACCCAACTACGCTGCAAGCCGTAGAGTATTACTTCAAGATGCCCAAAGAGATGGAAGTACGCGACGTAGTCGTGGTTGACCCGATGCTCGCGACAGGTCACTCTGCCATTGCAGCCATTACCCGCATCAAGGCAACCCGGCCCAAGTCCATCAAATTTGTCTGCCTGCTGACCTGTCCCGAAGGTGTCAAAGCACTGCGCGAAGCACACCCGGATGTGCATATTTTCACCGCCGCCATCGACCGCCAACTCAACAGCCACGGCTACATCCTGCCAGGCTTAGGAGATGCAGGAGATCGAATTTTTGGAACCCAGTGA
- a CDS encoding SurA N-terminal domain-containing protein, protein MFDIFRKHTKIMMVLLFLLIIPSFVLFGIDGYNRMKESTVAVARVGGHDITQAEWDAAHKIESDRLRASMPNMDTKLLDSPEARFATLERLVRDRVIALAAEKAKLSTSDARLARFLQEDPTIASLRQTDGKMDMERYRQLAAGQGLTPEGFENRVRQDLSRQQIEAGVRTSGFVAPAVADVALNAFFEKREIQFVNFATADYLAKVSPTDAELDAYYRANQPQFQAPEQMQVEYVVLDIDSVKKGIQISDADLIAYYDQNAARLSGNEERRASHILINAPKDASAADREKAKRQVDELLKLVRSAPTTFADVARKNSQDTGSAAKGGDLGFFGHGAMVKPFEDAVFALKKGDISEVVESDFGYHIIQLTDVKLPKQRSFEELRAGIESDLKAQQAQRKFAEVAEVFTNLVYEQADSLKPVADKLKLEIKTAEKIIRHPASGSTGVLANQKFLSTLFAPESISKKRNTEAIEVAVNQLAAGRVVSYQPARVLPLAEVQQQVRDKVIASQAAALAKKEGVDKLNQWKKDSSGANLPPSIFIARDQPQKIPGSVLLASLRADTTVLPAWIGVDLGAAGYAVVRVNKVVPRNEASQISAKQDREQYSQWWGAAEAQAYFAVLKEQLKTEILAPMPTTKSTKKSDTSE, encoded by the coding sequence ATGTTCGATATCTTTCGAAAACACACCAAGATCATGATGGTCTTACTGTTTTTGTTGATCATCCCTTCATTTGTGTTGTTTGGTATCGACGGGTACAACCGGATGAAAGAATCTACCGTGGCTGTGGCACGTGTTGGAGGGCATGACATTACTCAAGCCGAATGGGATGCGGCACACAAGATAGAGTCGGACCGCTTGCGCGCTTCAATGCCAAACATGGATACCAAATTGCTTGATTCTCCTGAGGCGCGGTTTGCCACGCTGGAGCGTTTGGTGAGAGACCGCGTCATAGCGCTTGCTGCAGAAAAAGCCAAACTTTCTACCAGTGATGCACGTTTGGCCAGATTCTTGCAGGAAGATCCCACGATTGCGTCGTTGCGACAGACTGACGGCAAAATGGATATGGAGCGTTATCGTCAGTTGGCGGCAGGTCAGGGATTGACACCGGAAGGATTTGAAAATCGGGTTCGTCAGGATTTGTCTAGGCAGCAAATTGAAGCGGGTGTTCGAACTTCGGGGTTTGTCGCGCCAGCTGTGGCCGATGTGGCTTTGAATGCTTTTTTTGAAAAACGCGAGATTCAGTTTGTAAATTTTGCAACTGCTGATTACCTTGCCAAGGTGTCACCTACAGATGCGGAGCTAGATGCCTACTATCGAGCCAATCAACCCCAGTTTCAGGCTCCAGAACAAATGCAGGTGGAATATGTGGTTCTTGATATTGATTCGGTTAAAAAGGGTATCCAAATTTCAGATGCTGACTTAATAGCTTACTACGACCAAAATGCTGCTCGTCTCAGTGGTAATGAGGAGCGTCGGGCTAGTCATATTTTGATTAATGCTCCTAAAGATGCATCTGCTGCAGATCGCGAAAAAGCCAAGCGTCAAGTGGATGAGTTGTTGAAGCTTGTGCGTTCAGCTCCGACAACTTTTGCTGATGTGGCGCGAAAAAATTCCCAAGATACTGGCTCCGCTGCCAAAGGCGGTGACCTTGGTTTTTTTGGGCACGGGGCGATGGTCAAGCCTTTTGAGGACGCTGTTTTTGCTTTGAAGAAGGGGGACATCAGTGAGGTGGTGGAGTCGGACTTTGGCTATCACATCATTCAGTTGACTGATGTCAAACTACCAAAACAACGCAGTTTTGAGGAGCTTCGGGCTGGAATCGAGTCCGACTTGAAAGCTCAGCAGGCACAGCGTAAATTCGCGGAAGTTGCAGAAGTTTTTACCAATCTTGTCTATGAGCAAGCAGATAGCCTTAAGCCAGTTGCCGATAAGCTCAAGCTGGAAATCAAGACAGCAGAAAAAATCATCCGCCATCCAGCTTCGGGATCAACAGGTGTGTTAGCAAATCAAAAGTTTTTATCGACACTTTTTGCTCCCGAGTCGATTAGTAAAAAGCGAAATACGGAAGCTATTGAAGTTGCGGTTAACCAATTGGCTGCAGGGCGTGTGGTCTCGTATCAACCTGCAAGAGTGTTGCCGCTAGCGGAAGTTCAGCAACAAGTTCGTGATAAGGTGATTGCAAGCCAAGCAGCAGCACTGGCAAAAAAAGAGGGTGTCGACAAATTGAATCAGTGGAAAAAAGATTCATCTGGTGCGAACCTTCCGCCATCAATTTTTATAGCTCGTGACCAGCCGCAAAAAATCCCTGGGTCTGTACTGCTTGCATCTCTGCGTGCAGATACAACGGTATTACCTGCCTGGATAGGTGTTGACCTTGGTGCTGCAGGTTATGCAGTTGTTCGTGTGAATAAGGTTGTCCCGCGTAATGAGGCTTCGCAAATATCTGCAAAGCAAGACCGTGAGCAGTACTCCCAATGGTGGGGTGCAGCTGAAGCACAAGCCTATTTTGCAGTACTCAAAGAACAGCTTAAGACCGAAATTTTGGCGCCCATGCCGACAACCAAATCGACGAAAAAATCCGATACATCAGAGTAA
- a CDS encoding HU family DNA-binding protein, whose amino-acid sequence MNKSELIDYIATNADMSKASAARALESTIEAVKTTLKNGGSVSLVGFGTFAAGKRAARVGRNPRTGTSIKISAAKVPKFRPGKALKDALN is encoded by the coding sequence GTGAATAAAAGTGAGTTGATTGATTACATTGCTACAAATGCTGATATGTCGAAGGCTTCTGCTGCGCGTGCGTTAGAGTCGACGATTGAAGCTGTTAAAACCACCTTGAAGAATGGTGGGTCTGTTTCATTGGTGGGTTTTGGCACATTTGCAGCGGGTAAACGTGCTGCGAGAGTTGGTCGTAATCCGCGTACTGGGACATCGATTAAAATAAGCGCTGCTAAAGTTCCCAAGTTCCGTCCAGGTAAAGCATTAAAAGATGCTTTAAATTAA
- a CDS encoding tartrate dehydrogenase has translation MSVKKIAVIAGDGIGKEVMPEGLRVMEAVADKFGIGLQFDHFDFSSWDYFEKHGQMLPDNWKDQLGGHDAIYFGAVGWPEKIPDHVSLWGSLLQFRREFDQYVNLRPARLMPGIIAPVVRRDGTARQPGEIDMVIVRENTEGEYSSIGGRMFAGTEREIVLQETVMTRTGVDRVLKFAFELAQSRPKKHLTSATKSNGIAITMPFWDERVLEMSKYYPDVKVDKFHIDILTAHFVQRPDFFDVVVGSNLFGDILSDLGPACTGTIAIAPSANLNPERKFPSLFEPVHGSAPDIAGKGIANPIGQIWSGAMMLDFLGFKAAHDVILKALEQALIPDNGAPRTPDLGGNATTQDLGRAIAKHVELV, from the coding sequence ATGTCAGTGAAAAAAATTGCAGTGATTGCCGGAGACGGCATTGGCAAAGAAGTCATGCCCGAAGGGCTGCGTGTGATGGAAGCTGTGGCGGACAAGTTTGGCATTGGCTTGCAGTTTGACCACTTTGATTTTTCAAGCTGGGATTATTTTGAGAAACATGGCCAAATGTTGCCTGATAACTGGAAAGACCAACTGGGTGGTCACGATGCCATTTATTTTGGTGCAGTGGGCTGGCCAGAAAAAATCCCGGATCATGTCTCATTGTGGGGGTCCTTGCTGCAGTTTCGACGGGAGTTTGACCAGTATGTCAACCTGCGCCCGGCACGGTTGATGCCCGGCATCATCGCCCCGGTGGTGCGGCGAGATGGCACGGCGCGCCAACCCGGTGAAATCGACATGGTGATCGTGCGTGAAAACACCGAAGGTGAATATTCCAGCATTGGCGGGCGCATGTTTGCAGGCACTGAGCGTGAAATAGTGTTGCAGGAAACCGTGATGACTCGCACCGGGGTGGATCGTGTGTTGAAGTTCGCGTTTGAGCTAGCCCAGTCTCGACCCAAAAAACACCTGACAAGTGCCACCAAATCGAATGGCATAGCCATCACCATGCCTTTTTGGGATGAGCGGGTGCTGGAGATGTCCAAATACTATCCCGACGTGAAGGTGGATAAATTTCACATCGACATTCTGACCGCACACTTTGTCCAGCGGCCGGACTTTTTTGATGTCGTGGTAGGAAGCAACTTGTTTGGCGACATTCTGAGCGATTTGGGACCAGCCTGTACGGGCACGATTGCCATTGCACCCAGTGCCAATCTCAACCCTGAGCGCAAGTTCCCGTCGCTGTTTGAGCCGGTTCATGGCTCGGCTCCTGACATCGCGGGCAAAGGTATTGCCAACCCGATCGGCCAAATCTGGAGTGGGGCTATGATGCTTGACTTTTTAGGATTCAAGGCGGCTCATGATGTGATTTTGAAAGCACTGGAGCAGGCGCTAATACCTGATAATGGAGCTCCTAGGACACCGGATTTAGGTGGCAACGCCACAACACAAGACCTGGGACGGGCTATTGCCAAGCATGTCGAGTTGGTTTGA
- a CDS encoding DMT family transporter has protein sequence MPAVFVLIWSTGFIVARYGMPHAPPFKFLAMRYALSIACFLLWITLARVKWPTQGRQWGHLAVTGVLMHACYLGGVWAAVKLGMGSGLSSLIVGLQPVLTALWLASTGSRIVPRQWIGLTLGLIGLVMVVSRKFGSGGEANVLNLSLALGALLSITTGTLYQKRFVTSCDVRTANTVQLMAALLVTLPLAALEIEAVDWHIELIGAIAWSVLALTLGGSSLLYLLIQKGAAASVTSLMYLVPPVTALMAWMLFAEAITLTTILGTLLTAVGVALVVWQPKAV, from the coding sequence ATGCCAGCCGTGTTTGTGCTGATCTGGAGCACGGGTTTTATCGTGGCACGGTATGGCATGCCGCATGCCCCTCCCTTCAAATTTCTGGCAATGCGTTATGCCTTGTCGATTGCCTGTTTTTTGCTTTGGATCACGCTGGCGCGGGTCAAGTGGCCGACGCAAGGCAGGCAATGGGGGCATCTGGCGGTGACCGGTGTTCTGATGCATGCCTGCTATTTGGGCGGTGTTTGGGCCGCAGTCAAACTCGGTATGGGCTCTGGCTTGTCATCGCTGATTGTCGGTTTGCAACCTGTGCTCACGGCCTTGTGGCTGGCCTCCACGGGCAGCAGGATTGTGCCAAGGCAGTGGATTGGACTGACGCTGGGTTTGATTGGCTTGGTGATGGTGGTGTCGCGCAAGTTTGGCAGTGGTGGTGAGGCCAATGTGCTCAACCTGTCATTGGCTTTAGGCGCTTTGTTGAGTATCACGACGGGCACCCTGTACCAGAAACGCTTTGTCACATCGTGTGATGTGCGCACGGCCAATACCGTTCAGTTGATGGCAGCCTTGTTGGTGACTTTGCCGTTGGCCGCATTGGAGATTGAAGCGGTTGACTGGCATATTGAGTTGATCGGTGCCATTGCCTGGTCGGTATTGGCTTTGACGCTGGGCGGCAGTTCTTTGCTGTATCTGTTGATTCAAAAAGGTGCTGCGGCCTCGGTAACCAGTCTGATGTATTTGGTGCCACCGGTGACCGCGTTGATGGCCTGGATGCTGTTTGCCGAAGCCATCACACTCACCACGATTTTAGGCACACTATTGACGGCTGTGGGCGTGGCCTTGGTGGTGTGGCAGCCCAAAGCGGTGTGA
- the pgsA gene encoding CDP-diacylglycerol--glycerol-3-phosphate 3-phosphatidyltransferase, translating into MFWTIPTLMTWARIVAIPLIVGVFYLPIEPSSRNLVATIMFVVFAATDWLDGYLARKLNQVSSFGAFLDPVADKFLVCACVLVLVHLGRADVFVALIIIGREIAISALREWMAQIGASKSVAVHMIGKLKTTAQMIAIPFLLFDGVLFGLMDTHVWGVWLIWIAAVMTVWSMVYYLQKALPEIRSRVK; encoded by the coding sequence ATGTTCTGGACTATTCCCACCCTCATGACCTGGGCTCGCATTGTGGCGATTCCGCTGATTGTGGGCGTGTTTTATTTGCCGATTGAACCGAGCAGCCGCAACCTGGTGGCCACGATCATGTTTGTGGTGTTTGCCGCGACCGATTGGCTGGATGGCTACTTGGCACGCAAGCTCAATCAGGTGTCCTCTTTTGGGGCTTTTCTGGATCCGGTGGCCGACAAGTTTCTGGTTTGCGCTTGTGTGCTGGTGCTGGTGCATCTGGGTCGTGCAGATGTGTTCGTGGCATTGATCATCATTGGTCGTGAAATCGCCATTTCTGCATTACGGGAATGGATGGCACAAATCGGTGCCTCCAAAAGTGTCGCGGTGCACATGATCGGCAAGCTCAAAACCACCGCGCAAATGATCGCCATTCCATTTTTGTTGTTTGATGGTGTGTTGTTTGGTCTGATGGACACCCATGTCTGGGGTGTCTGGCTGATCTGGATCGCCGCAGTGATGACGGTCTGGTCGATGGTCTATTACCTGCAAAAAGCCCTGCCCGAGATCAGGTCCCGCGTCAAGTGA